A single Lacerta agilis isolate rLacAgi1 chromosome 10, rLacAgi1.pri, whole genome shotgun sequence DNA region contains:
- the LOC117053908 gene encoding DCN1-like protein 5, whose protein sequence is MPVKKKRKSSGQAGDETGLKKCKISSYCRSQASSKVISGEEHFSSKKCLAWFYEYAGEDEVVGPEGMEKFCEDIGVEPENIIMLVLAWKLEAESMGFFTKEEWLKGMTSLQCDCTEKLQSKFDFLRSQLNDISTFKNIYRYAFDFARDKDQRSLDIDTAKSMLALLLGRTWPLFSIFYQYLEQSKYRVINKDQWYNVLEFSRTVHADLSNYDEDGAWPVLLDEFVEWQKVRQAS, encoded by the coding sequence atgcccgtgaagaagaagcgcaaatcctcggggcaggcgggggacgagacgggcctcaagaagtgcaaaatcagcagctactgcaggtctcaagcttctagtaaagtgataagcggtgaggagcatttttcaagcaagaagtgcctggcttggttttatgaatatgcaggtgaggatgaagtggtagggccagaaggaatggagaaattctgtgaggacattggcgttgaacctgaaaatattattatgctagttttagcctggaaactggaggctgaaagcatgggattttttacaaaggaagaatggttaaaggggatgacctcattacaatgtgactgcacagaaaagctgcagagtaaatttgattttttgcgctcgcaactgaatgatatttcaacatttaagaatatctacagatatgcctttgattttgcaagggataaagaccagagaagtctggatattgacactgcaaaatctatgttagctcttctgcttggaagaacgtggcctctgttttcaatattttaccaATACTTGGAGCAGTCAAAATACAGAGTAATTAACAAAGATCAGTGGTACAATGTGTTAGAATTCAGCAGAACTGTCCATGCAGATCTTAGCAACTATGATGAAGATGGGGCATGGCCTGTTCTTCTTGATGAATTTGTGGAGTGGCAAAAGGTTCGCCAAGCATCATAG